The Arachis ipaensis cultivar K30076 chromosome B07, Araip1.1, whole genome shotgun sequence genome includes a window with the following:
- the LOC107608885 gene encoding HVA22-like protein f isoform X2: MGVLGTVARNLDTIVGPGAMLLYPLYASMRAIESPSTLDDQQWLTYWVLYSFITLFELSFHKVLSWLPFWPYMKLVICMWLVLPMFNGAAYIYENYVRRYINVTSYGANDYTMKNKKAIQMMSFDARKAVERYIDRHGPQAFEKVISAAEREANKH; the protein is encoded by the exons ATGGGTGTCCTTGGAACAGTGGCAAGAAATTTGGATACAATAGTAgg GCCAGGAGCAATGCTTCTTTACCCTCT ATATGCATCAATGAGGGCGATTGAGAGTCCTTCAACCTTAGATGATCAACAGTGGCTAACGTATTGGGTTTTGTACTCCTTCATAACCCTCTTTGAGCTTTCATTTCATAAGGTCCTATCTTG GTTGCCGTTTTGGCCATACATGAAGCTTGTAATATGCATGTGGCTGGTGCTGCCAATGTTCAATGGAGCAGCATATATATATGAGAATTATGTGAGGAGATACATAAATGTAACGAGCTATGGAGCTAATGATTATACCATGAAGAACAAGAAGGCGATTCAGATGATGAGCTTTGATGCTAGGAAAGCTGTTGAACGCTACATCGATAGGCATGGCCCTCAAGCCTTTGAAAAAGTTATCAGTGCTGCTGAGAGAGAAGCAAACAAGCACTGA
- the LOC107608885 gene encoding HVA22-like protein f isoform X1 produces the protein MGVLGTVARNLDTIVGITAFLFGFIIRPGAMLLYPLYASMRAIESPSTLDDQQWLTYWVLYSFITLFELSFHKVLSWLPFWPYMKLVICMWLVLPMFNGAAYIYENYVRRYINVTSYGANDYTMKNKKAIQMMSFDARKAVERYIDRHGPQAFEKVISAAEREANKH, from the exons ATGGGTGTCCTTGGAACAGTGGCAAGAAATTTGGATACAATAGTAgg AATAACAGCCTTTCTTTTTGGCTTTATTATCAGGCCAGGAGCAATGCTTCTTTACCCTCT ATATGCATCAATGAGGGCGATTGAGAGTCCTTCAACCTTAGATGATCAACAGTGGCTAACGTATTGGGTTTTGTACTCCTTCATAACCCTCTTTGAGCTTTCATTTCATAAGGTCCTATCTTG GTTGCCGTTTTGGCCATACATGAAGCTTGTAATATGCATGTGGCTGGTGCTGCCAATGTTCAATGGAGCAGCATATATATATGAGAATTATGTGAGGAGATACATAAATGTAACGAGCTATGGAGCTAATGATTATACCATGAAGAACAAGAAGGCGATTCAGATGATGAGCTTTGATGCTAGGAAAGCTGTTGAACGCTACATCGATAGGCATGGCCCTCAAGCCTTTGAAAAAGTTATCAGTGCTGCTGAGAGAGAAGCAAACAAGCACTGA